A stretch of DNA from Cryptomeria japonica chromosome 4, Sugi_1.0, whole genome shotgun sequence:
CAAACACTTGGTGCATCATTGTACTACACCATTATTATCTATTTACACATATGTTGTATATGCTCTTGGATTTTCTTCTAACACTTTACAAAATCATTGAATCAATCAACAAGGTTTGATAAGGGCATAAACGGACTCATCACTTTCATACCCTTATATTAGCAAATATTCAATTTTGGGATCTTTTAAACACCACCATTTTTTTCATTTATAGTTGCATGTATAAGAGATCATTAACTATAGTTATTGAAGTCCTAAAGATTTAGGGTTCAAGGTCATACATAAGATTTAAGGTTGTACTTTTCAAGATAAGATTACAAGTATGAGGACCAAGGTTACAAGTAAAATCTTAATCAAGGTTCATGCATAATTTAAAAATTTACAGAGCACAGTTATTGCAATATGATAATTTCAATGTGACCTCATATTTCAAGTTGCAAACCTCTATCATAACTAATTTAGTATCCTCTTCAATACCAAAGTTTGTAGTgtataatttcaattaatttattatatttcaaATCTAGTTCAAATACatgtttgaaaaaaataaattgtatAATAAATATGCCCTTTCAACCCATCGATATcattgctcaatataaaattaattACTTGATAGATTGGAATGAACATCGTAAAttcttccttatcaaaatcaaaaaaatatctaatttatttaaGAAATCTTACTAAAAACTATGACAGAAAAGAATATTTAAATCTTAATAAAATACCTCTTTAAAATATTTAATcctattaaatatataaaaaaaaataatagataaaacaaTATACCTTTCTTGCACTATTTATTCCCTTATCCACTACTTTCATTATACACCATTCCATCCTTTATCCTCACTTTATTATATCTTAGACATTTCTTGTTACAATAAATCTCCTTTAAAAATCTCCTCCTAAAATGGATAAGAACAAAAATATTTAAtcctattaaatatatataaaaaaataatagataaaacaaTATACCTTTCTTGCACTATTTATTCCCTTATCCACTACTTTCATAATACACCATTCCACCCTTTATCCTCACTTTATTATATCTAAGACATTTCTTGTTACAAAAAATCTCCTTTAAAAATCTCCTCCTAAAATGGATAAGAACAAATTATAAAAATCCTCTTTAAAGTTATTCTCCTAAAATGTACAGGAACAAATCATAAAAGGAAATAAGATAGAACATTTCTTATAAAAAATCACAATCTACATTTCTAGTATCCACTAAAAATCATtgagaatttttttatttaaaataaacataAAGTAAGAAAGAATGCAAATTTCACTAGTgagttttttattttcaaatcatcaagagtataaaataaatatgttaataTGATAATTACCCTGAGCAAAagttattgtttatttttttattttttttatattaatctcTTCCATACATTGAATTAAAGAAACCGAATGAAAAGTCAGCTTCCACGGTATTGTAGATGGAATAACTTGGGCGAGTTTTCTatggatgcgtctattctggctccaaaacgacagtacggattgactaacacacgtgttagtcaagcgttttacaccgtcgattttgcaattaacaactgcgattgactaacctgtcgctaacaggCTGTATGAAAGGTCCTTTTTGAAACCAGAATAAACACAGCCGTTTTGTATCACCtttctaattttttatataaaGAAGATATGTACATACAATCAATACTTTTGGAAAGACGAGATCTATCAATTAGCAGCAAGCTTCAAATTGGAAGGAAAATAAGCAATTGTAGAAATTTTAATAAATGGGTTCCAAACTTATTCACAGTTCTGAAACAGTGGATGATGCACATACTCTAATGATGATAATGTTTCTGAAAAGACTCAGTTTTATGTGGGGTTGGAGAGATGTATTGAGGATATGAAAGTGTATTTGTTCGACAGCCAGGTGTCGGTCGTTGGTGTGAATGGTATGGGAAGTGGCGGGAAGACCACTCTCGCGTTGTCTCTCTGCAATGATCTCCAAGTTGAAGGTGATATCCCCTctaaattcttcatatttttctGAATGTTCTAATCATTTATTTCAAAAGTCATTGTAAtttctgggttttcttttcttatgtCAAGATTTTAGGTATGCATATAAAAAGAGAAAAGTTAGCAAATACCAGCCGTGTTCTTATTGTATTTTGCCTGTCATGCGGGCTAACCTCTCTATCGTAATCAAATTGGAAGCTTAAAAACAAACAAAACTTGATTCAAAAACAGGGGAACATTTTGAACACATGCAGCTCATAACCTTTCTTTCACAccacaaaaacaaacaaacaaaaagccATTACATACAGATTTTCCCCTCTCCAGAAAACCGAATCAAACTTTTGTTTATATATAGTGTTTTTTTTGGTCGATAATAGGTAGGGTCAGGAAAATAtattgattttaaagaaaatttacacaaagaaatcaCAAATTTTTACAATAATCCAATAGGACATAAAAACTTTGGATATAAAATTATATTCATGAACATACACAGAAGGAAAAAACCACATCCAAACCCTAAAATTATCTAAATTCAGGATGGGATTAACTGCTGATTACAAACCATTTATCTTTTTCAGATAAAATCTATAAAAGCTTTATCAAAATTTGTAAgctttatcaaagtttatatgtaATGTTTTGAAATCATGCAGAAATTCCTTTTATTTCTGCTATGCTACCTCTGTGCTACATGCAGATAACCCGATGTAGAATTTAACATAAACACAACAAACAGGGGAGAAGTTATTAGCAAAGAATCATGGAGCACAGATAATAAAGCACGCAGGAAAAAACAGAAACAAATTTCTATCAGCAAAGAAATATTTAGAAATCTTATACTTCCTCTTTCTTCCTAAGCTAAACGAATGCATTCTCAAATACAATCTAAAGGCACCATGTTTACATATTAGTGAAATGTACTCTTTAAATATCAAACATAAACCCATATATTTAAATTTAACTAATTGTCCTCTTAATTTTAAATATCATCGTATAGAAGACACCTCTAGAAACAAAACCAAGAGAACTTTGTCGCATTACCTAAAATTCAATCTTTGTGTTATATTATGGGGGTCTCGTGCTACATGGTTTAGGTTAAAGGACATATTCTCATGCATGTTAAGGTATTCGGCCTAATGCCCTATGCTCTGCCATGGTCTATTACCAACTGCCAGAGCAGTGATTTGGCAGAGTTGCCTCTTGAGATCTGCAATATGCCCTATGCTCTGTCATGGTATATTACCAACTGCCATCTGCTGCAGAATTTACCATATGATATTGGAAATATGAGCCATCTAAGAATATTAAGGCTATCGGCATTACCAGGCCTGAAAGAGCTTCCAGTATCAATTGGAAAGCTTGAAGAGTTGGAATATCTGGACATTTCAGTATGTGAGGGCTTGAAACAACTTCCAAAGGAAATAGGGCAACTCAAGAAATTAAGGGAGTTTGATATGAGGGAATGTTCTTGTTTGAGAAGGTTACCCACAACTGTTTGTGAACTCAGTTGCCTGAAGCTTGTTGTGTGTGATGAGAAGATTGGAAAGCAGTGGATGAGGACCAAGAACATTTCTATACCGGAGCTTACAGTTGAAATTGTGGAAGCACACTTTAGTTTGGATTGGCTTGATGATTAACTTATAAGAATAGTTTAAAAGATGGAGAGTATTATCAAGGATGAAATCAGGCTGCAGGCTAAATGTTTTATCTCTCAGCTTCAGGCTAAGGTCCACCATCAGCATCACACTTCAACTCTGATCATATCCTCCATGCCTCTACTGAAAATGGCGGTATTTCCTGATAATGCCGAGCTTGATTTGGAGTTTATTCTGGTTTGACAGCGGAGTTTGAAAGATTGCCCAAGCTGCCTTTTTGCGCAGCTAATTTATGTTGATTGCCCAAGCTGCCTTCTTGCCAAATTTAGGGGGCTCTTTTATGATCTGCCTCCTTGTTCGCTTCTTTATAGCTGTTCCTTTTCCAGCTGGTCAATTCGCTGCTATGACTTTGTATTTGTAATCTGATTCGCTTCTGCTATGACTTTGTATTCGTGATCTGATTCGCTTCTTTCGATTGGACAAAatatataatgtcatctacatttTCAGTTTATGGGTCGTGATTCATTATTTTGTATGCTCATTGCAGCGAACATTCTAGAACGATGACATTTATTCCTTTTTTATTCATTGAATAGTAATGCTATCTTTGTTACATCTTCACTTCAAAATGAAAATGCCACAAGGGAACTATAAATTCACATTGCAACGTGTTATTTTTAAAGTATATAAAAGATTCTTGATACGTATTCTtgcttttgtaaattttaattacaaatttTAGCAATATTTTCTTGGGGCATGATATTCACCTTATTTACTTTTAGTTGTCTAGGTATTTAATATCTACATCATGCATTTAATGTTTGAGTCATATTAGTTGTTGATACTACATCACACATTGCCGTTATAAACAAGGCATCTTATTGTACATTTCATATTCAACTAATATTCAATTAATGCATTCTTATCATGCAAGTTCTATTTGTGAGAGATCATTTGTACATGGATACTTAACTTGGCCTTATAGTTGGGACCCATTATCATCTTGCATTCTTTTGCATAATAATTtcatctccctaagttgcacttaaaggggtgTGTTAGTGTGAATGGGGTTATTGCCTAACTAGACATTAGTGGGAGCCtattcacatgacttaagtttacATAGGCCCTACATGTGAAGTTAGTTATAATGGGGCCATGTTGCTCTCATTTATTTTTAGTTGTCTAGGCATTTAATACTTGTATCATGCATTTAATGTTTGTGTCATGTTAATTGTTGATACTACACTGCAAATTTCCTTTATAAACAAGGCAACTCATTGTACATTTCATATTCAATCAATGCATTCTTATTATATAAGTTATCTTACCATTCTTTCTTGTGGAAGCTATTTTGGTCTAGCAAGGATTGATTCTAGGAGTGTTGAGAAATCACCTACCAACTCctctgattgtcttctcaaaagCAATGGCCACATTCATAATATTTAAAGATTTCTAAGATTTGACATGCTATGTGAAGTTTGTTTCTCAAACTTTAATTATCAATGATCCTATTTTATTGCATTAATTATCAATGTATTGAATCTTATTCTATGAATATTCTTTTAGAATTTTTTCTTGTAGGCACTACAAGGCTCAAGAGCGAATCTTTGTCTTCGAAATTATTATAAATGCCTACTAGCAATTTTTGTATATGGACACTTAGACTTTTCCTTCACTATCCCTTAGAAACTACCGATACATAAAGGTAGAACTATATTCCTATGA
This window harbors:
- the LOC131055893 gene encoding probable disease resistance protein At4g33300 codes for the protein MPYALPWSITNCQSSDLAELPLEICNMPYALSWYITNCHLLQNLPYDIGNMSHLRILRLSALPGLKELPVSIGKLEELEYLDISVCEGLKQLPKEIGQLKKLREFDMRECSCLRRLPTTVCELSCLKLVVCDEKIGKQWMRTKNISIPELTVEIVEAHFSLDWLDD